Proteins from a single region of Kiritimatiellia bacterium:
- a CDS encoding response regulator transcription factor — protein sequence MKPRVLVVEDNVALRTGLELELRKREYEVVTAGDGVTALRIAREVKPDLVLLDLMLPRLNGYDVCRRLRELNVNVPILILTARTADEDELLCFQVGADDFVRKPFKVDTLAARMQALLHRASAAPATPQLAFGDCVLDVQAKTLRRDGEAVPLTPREYGLLEFMALNAGRVLSREQILDRVWGLDYEGTDRTVDRFVTVLRQKIEKDPRRPAHLLTLRTYGYKFEP from the coding sequence GTGAAGCCGCGCGTCCTGGTCGTCGAAGACAACGTGGCCCTGCGCACGGGGCTTGAACTCGAACTGCGCAAGCGTGAATACGAGGTGGTCACGGCGGGCGACGGCGTGACGGCCCTTCGGATTGCCCGCGAGGTGAAGCCCGACCTCGTGCTGCTGGACCTCATGCTGCCCCGGCTGAACGGCTACGACGTGTGCCGGCGGCTCCGCGAGCTGAACGTGAATGTGCCCATCCTTATCCTGACCGCGCGCACGGCCGACGAGGACGAGCTCTTGTGCTTCCAGGTCGGCGCGGACGATTTCGTACGCAAGCCGTTCAAGGTGGACACGCTCGCGGCCCGGATGCAGGCCCTGCTGCACCGCGCGTCCGCCGCGCCGGCGACGCCGCAGCTAGCCTTCGGGGATTGCGTGCTGGACGTGCAGGCCAAGACGCTGCGCCGGGACGGCGAGGCCGTCCCGCTGACGCCGCGCGAGTACGGCCTGCTGGAGTTCATGGCGCTGAACGCCGGGCGCGTGTTGAGCCGCGAGCAGATCCTCGACCGGGTCTGGGGGCTGGACTACGAGGGCACGGACCGGACCGTGGACCGGTTCGTCACCGTGCTCCGGCAGAAGATCGAGAAGGACCCGCGCCGGCCGGCCCACCTGCTGACCCTGCGCACCTACGGATACAAATTCGAGCCATGA
- a CDS encoding dTDP-4-dehydrorhamnose 3,5-epimerase family protein — protein sequence MIDGIRITPLRQIPDERGKIMHMLRANDPHFEKFGEIYFATAYPGVIKGWHLHKRQTQNYACLQGMIKVVLYDPRPDSPTKGEVQEVFMGEDNYLLLTIPPGIVNGWKCIGTKTALLANCATEPHAAGEMDRIDPFSPDIPYRWDIKMQ from the coding sequence ATGATTGACGGCATCCGCATCACGCCCCTGCGGCAGATCCCCGACGAGCGCGGCAAGATCATGCACATGCTGCGGGCCAACGACCCGCACTTCGAGAAGTTCGGCGAGATCTACTTCGCCACCGCCTACCCCGGCGTGATCAAGGGCTGGCACCTGCACAAGCGCCAGACCCAGAACTATGCCTGCCTCCAGGGCATGATCAAGGTCGTTCTCTACGACCCGCGCCCGGACTCGCCGACGAAGGGCGAGGTGCAGGAGGTGTTCATGGGCGAGGACAACTACCTCCTGCTCACCATCCCGCCCGGGATCGTCAATGGCTGGAAATGCATCGGCACGAAGACCGCGCTCCTCGCCAACTGCGCGACGGAGCCGCACGCCGCCGGGGAAATGGACCGGATCGATCCGTTCTCCCCGGACATCCCGTACCGGTGGGACATCAAGATGCAGTAA
- a CDS encoding glycosyltransferase has protein sequence MKISGFTFIRNGHMLGFPFEESIRSALPLVDEFIVAMGESQDDTEARLRAIRDPKLRIIPTTWNERIRSDLGVKGFVYGQQKSIALFNCTGDWAFYLEGDELIHEDDIPKIRASMERHLDNPRVEALYFRYLHFYGNGQTLASSPAWYRREVRILRNTIPAWAPKGLFFITLTSPKGGRYPRAADSDGTIYHYGWVRSEQQMIEKFEQVGKFWPGRKPEIKLDEIDPQSLKPYTGTHPAAIRDWLPPGQGLFQANPNHVLTRRERKNRWVARLERLTGLDFSKRHFYFA, from the coding sequence GTGAAGATCAGCGGGTTCACCTTCATCCGCAACGGCCACATGCTGGGCTTCCCGTTCGAGGAGTCCATCCGGTCTGCCCTGCCGCTGGTGGACGAGTTCATCGTGGCCATGGGCGAGTCGCAGGACGACACCGAGGCGCGCCTGCGCGCGATCCGCGACCCGAAGCTGCGAATCATCCCGACGACCTGGAACGAGCGCATCCGGAGCGACCTCGGCGTGAAGGGCTTCGTCTACGGCCAGCAGAAGTCCATTGCGCTGTTCAACTGCACGGGCGACTGGGCGTTCTACCTCGAGGGCGACGAGCTCATCCACGAGGACGACATCCCGAAGATCCGCGCGTCCATGGAGCGGCACCTGGACAACCCGCGGGTCGAGGCGCTCTACTTCCGCTACCTGCACTTCTACGGCAACGGCCAGACGCTGGCCTCCTCGCCCGCCTGGTACCGGCGCGAGGTCCGGATCCTGCGCAACACGATCCCGGCGTGGGCGCCCAAGGGGCTGTTCTTCATCACCTTGACGTCGCCCAAGGGCGGGCGCTACCCGCGCGCCGCCGACAGCGACGGCACGATCTACCACTACGGCTGGGTGCGCTCCGAGCAGCAGATGATCGAGAAGTTCGAGCAGGTCGGCAAGTTCTGGCCGGGCCGGAAGCCCGAGATCAAGCTCGACGAGATCGATCCGCAGTCCTTGAAGCCGTACACGGGCACGCATCCCGCGGCCATCCGCGACTGGCTTCCGCCGGGCCAGGGCCTGTTCCAGGCCAACCCGAACCACGTCCTGACCCGCCGCGAGCGTAAGAATCGCTGGGTGGCGCGGTTGGAACGCCTGACCGGGCTGGATTTCTCCAAGAGGCACTTCTACTTCGCCTGA
- a CDS encoding prolyl oligopeptidase family serine peptidase produces MNTVKGFLRTGLIAAFLCGTGLLASARMWPDSSARIVVFSDQLPPGLTAAQRQFAATNLAGTQKMRRTDIQALRVYNTNFLCLHYQLGVGNGPELFLDGDAWTSDWSFVTTQTNWFMLNAQTQRVYHTTWNWYLMDCTYTGGLPRTGFPNYWITTCLARIRSTEGDGVFADSFTQDAYSFGFCNPTHPWIEDLGLCVSNWIPALHSFGGACKAAFEADPGGFLYLPNLGGLITSWDPTDFGLGHGGMIEGFCYWGTGNYFSGDDWRLQMDRALALVRTGKTVIGQSYPDTSAYADRMFAVASYLLIKGARTYLCLLTTGDVALEYYPEYTIALGGATSPPPASTAAAWHAPWGVYRRGYTNGWTLVNPGGSAAAIPNLGGTFYRVTASGGGAVDGAGNYGGSLSYTPVTSLTVAAYSGEVLLFQSQAPSNTQPAALSAVHRSGQTFLTWRERSDLSGERYRVYRHTAPISATNLSQAVPLYTLQKGSARFHANRYNVGGGGTWAPRYTERLVITNGGPQLGVSTGLLVWTLATNDFGGGTTGDAYYAVTLLIGAAENTGDFSAANSIGPVAEGVADPLPVLLTNYPAVSGGGAVRIYIQYMDLRNWNPTFHAPHARNGWYGQGGLDPAVTGAIQYAYDYAVVEPSCVTSPAPAYVSLHGWAGNTYGPVTADPDAYDWCCYKIFPTDVSETWFFGFARNCDYRTDADPAAGDTVENFTERRVLRMLYDLVRQPPGPPVDTNRVYVFGGSMGGSGALALALRYPHVFAAAYASQPMTDYSTQGDAGGTPWKNDIEWKWGNVVLNLPARSDAPGGWADALKPFDGTGVWTWQNHRRTASNAVARATAPLGIGHGTNDFIIEWPTQGGPVYPAFNTGRRCWGGAVIDAGHSWMGWNGLPPTIAPDGSLAPFQRFTARKDESVPGLSNAEGDAPLPPAGPGGYNQEVDWSASWYDWDGAPTDTTNRWQVSLRSLNGTTQTVDVTARRLQRFPVAPGTRVLWRNLLVANGTTSQVGVAAADGEGLITIPQARVTPGGNRLRLDADVGPDSDGDGIRDYWEDAFGFSSADTNDAVSDADGDRSPNLDEYRAGTLPRDAASVFRITRYDDAGLAWRGAPGFRYEVETTLALATPFAGYIAVTAAASQAEAVVPFGDSTSRFWRVRVDY; encoded by the coding sequence GTGAACACTGTGAAAGGATTCCTGCGCACTGGCTTGATCGCGGCCTTCCTCTGTGGAACAGGACTGCTTGCCTCCGCCCGGATGTGGCCGGATTCCTCGGCCCGCATCGTGGTATTTTCCGACCAGCTTCCGCCCGGCCTCACGGCTGCCCAGCGCCAGTTCGCCGCGACGAACCTCGCCGGCACCCAGAAGATGCGGCGCACGGACATCCAGGCCCTCCGCGTCTACAACACGAATTTTCTCTGCCTCCATTACCAGCTCGGCGTCGGCAACGGGCCGGAGCTGTTCCTCGACGGCGACGCGTGGACCTCGGACTGGAGCTTCGTGACGACCCAGACCAACTGGTTCATGCTCAACGCGCAGACCCAGCGCGTCTACCACACGACGTGGAACTGGTACCTGATGGACTGCACGTACACTGGCGGCCTGCCGCGCACCGGATTCCCGAATTACTGGATCACCACCTGCCTCGCCCGCATCCGGTCCACGGAAGGCGACGGCGTGTTCGCGGACAGCTTCACCCAGGACGCCTACTCCTTCGGGTTCTGCAACCCGACCCACCCCTGGATCGAGGATCTCGGCCTGTGCGTCAGTAACTGGATCCCCGCGCTTCATTCGTTCGGCGGCGCGTGCAAGGCCGCGTTCGAGGCCGATCCCGGCGGCTTTCTTTACCTGCCGAATCTCGGCGGCCTGATCACGAGCTGGGACCCTACGGATTTCGGGCTCGGTCACGGCGGCATGATCGAGGGCTTTTGCTACTGGGGCACCGGCAACTATTTCAGCGGGGACGACTGGCGGTTGCAGATGGACCGCGCCCTCGCGCTGGTCCGCACCGGCAAGACGGTGATCGGCCAGAGCTACCCGGACACCTCCGCGTACGCCGACCGGATGTTCGCCGTCGCGAGCTACCTCCTGATCAAGGGTGCGCGGACGTACCTCTGCCTGCTGACCACCGGCGACGTGGCCTTGGAGTACTACCCCGAATACACGATCGCCCTCGGCGGGGCCACGTCGCCCCCGCCGGCCTCGACCGCCGCGGCCTGGCACGCGCCATGGGGCGTGTACCGGCGCGGCTACACGAACGGGTGGACGCTCGTGAACCCCGGCGGCAGCGCCGCGGCCATCCCCAACCTGGGCGGCACCTTCTACCGCGTCACCGCGAGCGGCGGCGGCGCGGTGGACGGCGCGGGAAATTACGGCGGCAGCCTTTCGTACACGCCGGTCACGTCACTGACCGTGGCGGCCTACTCGGGCGAGGTCCTGCTGTTCCAGTCGCAGGCGCCGAGCAACACCCAGCCGGCGGCGCTGTCCGCCGTGCACCGCTCGGGCCAGACGTTCCTCACGTGGCGCGAACGGAGCGACCTGTCGGGCGAGCGGTACCGCGTGTACCGGCACACCGCGCCGATATCGGCGACCAACCTGTCCCAGGCCGTGCCGCTCTACACGCTGCAGAAGGGCTCCGCCCGCTTCCACGCCAACCGGTACAACGTCGGGGGCGGCGGCACGTGGGCGCCGCGCTACACCGAGCGTTTGGTGATCACCAACGGCGGCCCGCAGCTCGGCGTGAGCACCGGCCTTTTGGTCTGGACGCTCGCGACCAACGATTTCGGCGGCGGCACGACCGGCGACGCGTACTACGCGGTCACGCTGCTGATCGGGGCGGCGGAGAACACCGGCGACTTTTCCGCGGCGAACAGTATCGGACCGGTCGCGGAGGGCGTGGCCGATCCCCTGCCGGTGCTGCTCACGAACTACCCCGCCGTGTCGGGCGGCGGGGCTGTGCGTATCTACATCCAGTACATGGACCTGCGGAACTGGAATCCGACCTTCCACGCGCCTCACGCGCGCAACGGCTGGTACGGGCAGGGCGGACTCGATCCGGCGGTTACCGGCGCGATCCAGTACGCCTACGATTACGCCGTGGTCGAGCCGTCGTGCGTGACCAGCCCCGCGCCGGCCTACGTCAGCCTCCACGGCTGGGCCGGAAACACGTACGGGCCGGTCACGGCCGACCCGGACGCGTACGACTGGTGCTGCTACAAGATTTTCCCGACCGATGTGAGCGAGACCTGGTTCTTCGGCTTTGCGCGAAACTGCGATTACCGGACGGACGCCGATCCCGCGGCCGGCGATACGGTCGAGAACTTCACCGAGCGCCGGGTCCTGCGCATGCTGTACGACCTCGTCCGCCAGCCGCCCGGCCCGCCGGTGGATACGAACCGCGTCTACGTCTTCGGCGGGTCCATGGGCGGCAGCGGCGCGCTGGCACTGGCCCTGCGCTATCCCCACGTCTTCGCGGCCGCCTACGCCAGCCAGCCGATGACCGACTACTCTACGCAGGGCGACGCGGGCGGCACGCCGTGGAAGAACGACATCGAGTGGAAATGGGGAAACGTTGTTCTAAACCTGCCCGCGCGCAGCGACGCGCCGGGCGGCTGGGCGGACGCGCTGAAGCCGTTCGACGGGACGGGCGTCTGGACGTGGCAGAACCACCGGCGCACCGCGTCCAATGCCGTCGCGCGGGCCACGGCGCCGCTGGGGATCGGGCACGGCACGAACGATTTCATCATCGAGTGGCCGACGCAGGGCGGGCCGGTGTACCCGGCCTTCAACACGGGACGGCGCTGCTGGGGCGGCGCGGTCATTGACGCCGGGCACTCCTGGATGGGCTGGAACGGCCTGCCGCCGACGATCGCCCCGGATGGCTCCCTGGCGCCTTTCCAGCGGTTCACCGCGCGCAAGGACGAATCCGTGCCGGGTTTAAGCAACGCGGAAGGCGACGCCCCGCTCCCCCCGGCCGGGCCCGGCGGCTACAACCAGGAAGTAGACTGGTCGGCGAGCTGGTACGATTGGGATGGCGCGCCCACGGACACGACCAACCGGTGGCAGGTCAGCCTGCGCAGCCTGAACGGCACCACGCAAACCGTGGATGTCACCGCGCGCCGGCTCCAGCGCTTCCCCGTCGCGCCGGGGACGCGCGTGCTGTGGAGGAATCTCCTGGTCGCCAACGGAACGACCTCGCAGGTCGGCGTCGCCGCGGCGGACGGCGAGGGCCTGATCACAATCCCGCAGGCGCGGGTCACGCCCGGCGGCAACCGTCTGCGGCTGGACGCCGACGTCGGGCCCGACAGCGACGGCGACGGTATCCGCGACTACTGGGAGGATGCCTTCGGATTCAGCAGCGCCGACACGAACGACGCGGTGTCGGACGCCGACGGCGACCGGTCGCCCAACCTCGACGAGTACCGGGCCGGCACCCTGCCCCGGGACGCCGCCTCGGTGTTCCGCATCACCCGGTACGACGACGCCGGCCTCGCGTGGCGCGGCGCTCCGGGCTTCCGCTACGAGGTGGAGACCACGCTGGCGCTCGCCACGCCTTTCGCGGGTTACATCGCCGTGACCGCGGCCGCGTCGCAGGCCGAGGCGGTTGTCCCGTTCGGCGACAGCACGTCCCGGTTCTGGCGCGTGCGGGTTGACTATTGA
- a CDS encoding glycogen-binding domain-containing protein — protein sequence MKTSLQIICFALLAASLTVPARAEDVPAVAWEEAFYLEQGAGDFAAAAERYERLANDERAAPALRESARLRLAYCRLGEGRDAEGRAMLEALLDSPDARVVDAAAAKLLALAGDDTRAVAELLRRKAPSALARWEKARNAARVTLRGSIETWDGRRPAPVHLRVEGRASEDERPVERPVWYADVDAEGRFACPLPAGEYELVISTPVYERHRQRLILLPEMKDGLDLPVRLERIQLPEDVHQVYLLGDWLQDWTENLPMTRGDDGVWRITQRLPAGVHHYKFMVGHYRRWLCDVRGDEFQDDERGGFNTVLRLDAEQDVVFRFDENDPRYAGRPRQ from the coding sequence ATGAAAACGAGCCTGCAGATCATATGTTTTGCGCTTCTTGCCGCGTCGCTGACCGTGCCCGCGCGGGCGGAGGACGTCCCCGCCGTGGCCTGGGAGGAAGCCTTTTACCTGGAGCAGGGGGCGGGCGACTTCGCGGCCGCGGCGGAGCGCTACGAGCGGTTGGCGAACGACGAACGGGCGGCCCCGGCCTTGCGGGAATCCGCGCGCCTGCGGCTGGCGTATTGCCGGTTGGGGGAGGGCCGCGACGCGGAAGGCCGGGCGATGCTGGAGGCCCTGCTTGACAGCCCGGACGCGCGGGTCGTGGACGCCGCCGCCGCGAAACTGCTGGCCCTCGCGGGCGACGATACCCGGGCCGTGGCGGAGTTGCTCCGGCGCAAGGCCCCGTCGGCCCTCGCGCGCTGGGAGAAGGCCCGGAACGCGGCGCGGGTGACCCTGCGTGGATCCATTGAAACGTGGGACGGGCGCCGGCCCGCGCCGGTTCATCTCCGCGTCGAGGGCCGGGCCTCTGAAGACGAGCGGCCCGTCGAACGGCCGGTCTGGTACGCGGACGTGGACGCGGAAGGCCGCTTTGCCTGCCCGCTGCCCGCGGGCGAATACGAGCTGGTGATCTCCACGCCGGTCTACGAACGCCACCGCCAGCGGCTGATCCTGCTGCCCGAAATGAAAGACGGCCTCGACCTGCCCGTCCGCCTCGAGCGCATCCAGCTCCCGGAGGACGTCCACCAGGTCTACCTGCTCGGCGACTGGCTCCAGGACTGGACCGAGAACCTGCCCATGACGCGAGGCGACGACGGCGTGTGGAGGATCACGCAGCGCCTGCCCGCGGGCGTGCACCACTACAAGTTCATGGTCGGCCACTACCGGCGCTGGCTCTGCGACGTCCGCGGCGACGAGTTCCAGGACGACGAGCGCGGCGGATTCAATACCGTGCTCCGGCTCGATGCGGAACAGGACGTCGTCTTCCGCTTCGACGAAAACGATCCGCGGTACGCCGGGCGGCCGCGTCAATAG
- a CDS encoding HAMP domain-containing histidine kinase, translating into MSPSEWPRVRYPRETMEMPVSDLYLRHDARRPLFLLLVLVVVPCAALVLLAHQHVRSVRAAAARQYREACEAELAALGLEARAKLLQVLENRAAAESFVETVFFLEPGEPVLYRPYAAPTLGDRPDLSAGHPARGRLLEARRAPAGDAERALKLYREVLASSPLPAEVRASVLAETAAREATRGRPEAALDLYEEWWNAPRDEGAARLPAALRALEAAAVAGLSDRVPVWADRALEEFGRPDRFPRRGEPAFLAVFLRRWRPGGDPRLDRLDRAARWFERIDRLIQEHGEGPFHFTAWPDLPLQRVVPSGPAPGPAGMLLVDLARPLEDGRRIGWEVSATGLVSQVLGPVFRRFTDAHGGSLDWTAAGAPRAAPDRPSVLAHTLPAPLDLVIVRYDLDSSSLFRRLAASRTRYLTWTFGLSVAWLLAGLGAMLYRVGRSASLAKLQADMLDRVGHELRTPVAAISVLTESLENSALDEPTRRQVAGLLRSESGRIQQLVERLLAYARGRRAARRPAFSEGRLDDIVRQAARLFSVESGAGDAVRVDVAPGNYAGRFDAQAISQALLNLLDNAVKYSEQAPRIAVGLRREGAQAVLTVTDNGIGMPPKVLRHIFKPYYRADTTLAARVGGIGVGLAIVQAAVRAHGGRIGVRSGPGEGSAFEIRLPLGGGAGP; encoded by the coding sequence ATGAGCCCGTCAGAATGGCCGCGGGTCCGGTACCCGCGGGAGACGATGGAGATGCCCGTGTCCGATCTGTATCTTCGCCACGACGCCCGGCGGCCGCTGTTCCTGCTGCTGGTCCTCGTCGTCGTGCCCTGCGCCGCGCTGGTCCTCCTGGCGCACCAGCACGTCCGCAGCGTCCGGGCCGCGGCGGCGCGCCAGTACCGCGAGGCCTGCGAGGCGGAACTGGCGGCCCTCGGGCTGGAGGCCCGGGCGAAACTGCTTCAGGTGTTGGAAAACCGCGCTGCGGCGGAATCGTTCGTCGAAACGGTCTTCTTCCTCGAACCGGGCGAGCCGGTGCTCTACCGGCCGTATGCGGCCCCGACGCTCGGCGACCGGCCCGACCTGTCGGCCGGACATCCCGCCCGCGGCCGGTTGCTCGAAGCGCGGCGCGCGCCCGCCGGAGACGCGGAGCGGGCGCTGAAGCTCTACCGCGAGGTGCTGGCGTCGTCCCCGCTGCCCGCGGAGGTCCGCGCCTCGGTCCTCGCCGAAACGGCCGCGCGCGAGGCGACGCGCGGCCGGCCGGAGGCTGCGCTCGATCTGTACGAGGAGTGGTGGAACGCGCCGCGGGATGAAGGCGCCGCGCGCCTGCCCGCGGCGCTGCGTGCCCTGGAGGCCGCGGCGGTGGCGGGCCTGTCCGACCGCGTCCCGGTTTGGGCGGATCGCGCACTGGAGGAATTCGGGAGACCTGACCGTTTCCCGCGACGCGGCGAGCCGGCCTTCCTGGCGGTGTTCCTGCGGCGGTGGCGGCCCGGCGGCGATCCGCGCCTGGATCGGCTCGATCGCGCGGCGCGCTGGTTCGAGCGGATCGATCGGCTGATCCAGGAACACGGGGAGGGGCCCTTTCATTTCACCGCGTGGCCCGACCTGCCGCTCCAGCGCGTTGTGCCGTCCGGTCCCGCGCCCGGCCCGGCCGGCATGCTGCTCGTGGACCTGGCGCGGCCGCTCGAGGACGGGCGGCGCATCGGTTGGGAAGTCTCGGCGACGGGCCTCGTGTCCCAGGTCCTGGGGCCGGTCTTCCGGCGGTTCACGGACGCCCACGGCGGCTCGCTGGACTGGACCGCCGCCGGCGCGCCGCGCGCCGCGCCGGACCGGCCTTCCGTCCTGGCGCATACGCTTCCCGCCCCGTTGGACCTCGTGATCGTGCGGTACGACCTCGACTCCTCGTCGCTGTTCCGCCGGCTCGCGGCCTCGCGGACGCGCTACCTGACGTGGACCTTCGGCCTCTCGGTGGCCTGGCTGCTGGCCGGGCTCGGCGCGATGCTCTACCGGGTCGGGCGCTCGGCGAGCCTCGCGAAGCTGCAGGCCGACATGCTGGACCGCGTCGGCCACGAGCTGCGCACGCCCGTGGCCGCGATCTCCGTGCTTACCGAGTCCCTGGAGAACTCGGCCCTCGACGAGCCCACCCGCCGGCAGGTCGCCGGGCTGCTTCGTTCCGAAAGCGGACGGATCCAGCAACTGGTCGAGCGGTTGCTGGCCTACGCGCGGGGCCGTCGCGCCGCCCGCCGCCCGGCGTTCAGCGAGGGCCGGCTGGATGATATCGTCCGGCAGGCCGCGCGGCTCTTCTCCGTGGAGTCCGGCGCCGGGGACGCGGTCCGGGTGGACGTGGCGCCAGGGAACTACGCGGGACGGTTCGACGCCCAGGCGATCAGCCAGGCGCTCCTGAACCTGCTGGACAACGCGGTGAAATACAGCGAGCAGGCGCCGCGGATCGCCGTCGGCCTGCGGCGAGAGGGCGCGCAGGCGGTGCTGACCGTGACGGACAACGGGATCGGCATGCCGCCCAAGGTCCTGCGGCACATCTTCAAGCCGTACTACCGCGCCGACACGACGCTGGCCGCGCGCGTCGGCGGCATCGGCGTGGGGCTCGCCATCGTGCAGGCCGCCGTCCGGGCGCACGGCGGGCGCATCGGCGTCCGCTCCGGGCCCGGGGAGGGCTCGGCCTTCGAAATCCGACTGCCGCTGGGCGGGGGGGCGGGGCCGTGA
- a CDS encoding SDR family oxidoreductase, translating into MNVLITGAFGYLGGRISRHLADQDGLFLRLCTRRRDFPAPDWLRSGELVPAEFPGTDPAALCEGVNAVVHLAALNENDCAADPARAFQVNTAGTWALLQAARKAGAERFIFFSTARVYREPLEGRVDETQAPRPVHPYGTTHRAAEDPVLAAHDRMELCGVVLRLSNGFGAPLDAAVNRWTLLVNDLCRTVVREKRIVLKSHGLQPRNFITLEDVARAVEYFLGLPRPACGDGLFNLGGEASASVLAMAQLVAQRCKEVLGFEPPIERPVPKPDEAVPTLDYRIDKLKSTGFALQGSWEREVDDTLRLCARAFGGPA; encoded by the coding sequence ATGAACGTGTTGATCACCGGCGCCTTCGGCTACCTCGGCGGGCGCATCAGCCGCCACCTCGCGGACCAGGACGGGCTGTTCCTTCGACTCTGCACGCGTCGGCGGGATTTCCCGGCGCCCGACTGGCTGCGGAGCGGGGAGCTCGTTCCCGCCGAGTTTCCCGGCACCGATCCGGCCGCGCTGTGCGAAGGCGTGAACGCGGTCGTCCACCTCGCCGCGCTCAACGAGAACGACTGCGCGGCCGATCCCGCGAGGGCTTTCCAGGTCAACACGGCGGGCACCTGGGCGCTGCTGCAGGCGGCGAGGAAGGCCGGCGCGGAGCGGTTCATTTTCTTCTCCACCGCGCGCGTGTACCGCGAGCCGCTGGAGGGGCGCGTCGACGAGACCCAGGCGCCGCGCCCGGTCCACCCCTACGGCACGACCCACCGGGCGGCCGAGGACCCCGTGCTCGCGGCCCACGACCGGATGGAGTTGTGCGGCGTCGTCCTGCGGCTGTCCAACGGCTTCGGCGCGCCGCTGGACGCCGCGGTCAATCGCTGGACGCTGCTCGTCAACGACTTGTGCCGCACCGTCGTGCGCGAAAAGAGGATCGTCCTCAAGTCGCATGGGCTCCAGCCGCGCAACTTCATCACCTTGGAGGACGTCGCCCGGGCAGTGGAGTATTTCCTCGGCCTGCCGCGGCCGGCCTGCGGCGACGGCCTGTTCAACCTCGGCGGCGAGGCCTCCGCGAGCGTCCTCGCCATGGCCCAGCTCGTGGCCCAGCGCTGCAAAGAGGTCCTGGGATTCGAACCGCCGATCGAGCGGCCGGTTCCAAAGCCCGACGAAGCCGTGCCGACGCTCGACTACCGGATAGACAAGCTGAAATCCACGGGCTTTGCCTTGCAAGGGTCGTGGGAGCGCGAGGTGGACGATACGCTGCGCCTGTGCGCGCGGGCGTTCGGGGGGCCGGCGTGA
- a CDS encoding SDR family oxidoreductase, which produces MKVLVTGSEGYIGSVLTPLLQREGLDVTGLDTGFFREAAFVPADTPPPPLLRKDTREVTPDDLRGFDAVAHLADLSNDPMGELKPEITRAINHRGSIALARAAKAAGVPRFVYSSSCSVYGVATTEEVAEESPVNPQTVYAECKVLVEEELKLMADNAFTPVLLRNATAYGASPRMRFDLVLNNLSGSAWTAREIRLQSDGTPWRPLVHIRDIARAFHLALTAPAEAVRGAVLNVGGNDQNYQVRTIADIVREAFDGCPVALTGGGADSRSYRVRFDRIRRVLPEFRCEWDARRGARELREAFERVRLDRDGFTSRHYTRLKQLKYLVEAGRLDGAFHWTPETPNPEGARHD; this is translated from the coding sequence ATGAAGGTACTCGTCACCGGCAGCGAAGGCTACATCGGCTCCGTCCTCACGCCCCTCCTCCAGCGGGAGGGCCTCGACGTCACCGGGCTGGATACGGGCTTCTTCCGCGAGGCCGCGTTTGTCCCGGCCGACACCCCGCCGCCGCCGCTGCTCCGGAAGGACACCCGCGAGGTCACGCCCGACGACCTGCGCGGCTTCGATGCCGTCGCGCACCTCGCCGACCTGTCCAACGACCCGATGGGCGAACTCAAGCCGGAGATCACCCGGGCCATCAACCACCGCGGCTCGATCGCCCTCGCCCGCGCCGCGAAGGCCGCCGGCGTGCCGCGCTTCGTCTACAGCTCCTCGTGCAGCGTGTACGGCGTCGCCACGACCGAGGAGGTCGCGGAGGAATCGCCGGTCAACCCGCAAACCGTCTACGCGGAATGCAAGGTGCTCGTGGAGGAAGAGCTCAAGCTCATGGCGGACAATGCCTTTACCCCGGTGCTCCTGCGCAACGCGACGGCCTACGGCGCCTCGCCCCGCATGCGCTTCGACCTGGTGCTCAACAACCTCTCCGGCTCCGCGTGGACCGCGCGGGAGATCCGGCTGCAGAGCGACGGCACGCCCTGGCGGCCGCTGGTCCACATCCGCGACATCGCCCGGGCCTTTCACCTCGCGCTGACCGCGCCGGCGGAAGCCGTCCGCGGCGCGGTCCTGAACGTCGGCGGCAACGACCAGAATTACCAGGTCCGAACCATCGCCGACATCGTCCGGGAGGCGTTCGACGGCTGCCCCGTCGCGCTCACGGGCGGCGGCGCGGATTCGCGAAGCTACCGGGTCCGGTTCGACCGCATCCGCCGGGTCCTGCCGGAGTTCCGGTGCGAGTGGGACGCGCGGCGCGGCGCGCGCGAACTGCGCGAGGCCTTCGAGCGCGTCCGGCTGGACCGCGACGGCTTCACCTCGCGGCACTACACGCGGCTCAAACAACTGAAATACCTCGTGGAGGCCGGCCGGCTGGACGGCGCCTTCCACTGGACGCCGGAAACCCCGAACCCGGAAGGAGCGCGCCATGATTGA